In Leopardus geoffroyi isolate Oge1 chromosome D1, O.geoffroyi_Oge1_pat1.0, whole genome shotgun sequence, a single window of DNA contains:
- the LOC123601414 gene encoding calcitonin isoform X1, producing MERGIMGFGKSSPFLAFSILVLCQAGSLQAAPFRSALESLPDPTALSEKEGRLLLAALVKAYVQGKTNELEQEQEQEQEETEGSSLDSFRAKRCSNLSTCVLGAYSKDLNNFHTFSGIGFGAETPGKKRDIASSLEKGQ from the exons ATGGAG agaggcaTCATGGGCTTCGGGAAGTCCTCCCCCTTTCTGGCTTTCAGCATCTTGGTCCTGTGCCAGGCAGGCAGCCTCCAGGCGGCACCATTCAG GTCTGCTTTGGAGAGCCTCCCAGACCCCACCGCACTCAGTGAGAAGGAAGGGCGCCTCCTGCTGGCTGCCCTGGTGAAGGCCTATGTGCAGGGGAAGACAAATGAactggagcaggagcaggagcaggagcaggaggagacagagggctCCAG CCTGGACAGCTTCCGAGCTAAGCGGTGCAGTAATCTGAGTACCTGTGTGCTGGGCGCATACTCGAAGGACCTGAACAACTTTCATACATTCTCTGGCATCGGCTTCGGGGCTGAAACACCTGGCAAGAAAAGGGACATAGCCAGCAGCTTGGAGAAGGGCCAGTAA
- the LOC123601414 gene encoding calcitonin gene-related peptide 1 isoform X2 yields MERGIMGFGKSSPFLAFSILVLCQAGSLQAAPFRSALESLPDPTALSEKEGRLLLAALVKAYVQGKTNELEQEQEQEQEETEGSSVTAQKRSCNTATCVTHRLAGLLSRSGGVVKNNFVPTNVGSEAFGRRRRDLHA; encoded by the exons ATGGAG agaggcaTCATGGGCTTCGGGAAGTCCTCCCCCTTTCTGGCTTTCAGCATCTTGGTCCTGTGCCAGGCAGGCAGCCTCCAGGCGGCACCATTCAG GTCTGCTTTGGAGAGCCTCCCAGACCCCACCGCACTCAGTGAGAAGGAAGGGCGCCTCCTGCTGGCTGCCCTGGTGAAGGCCTATGTGCAGGGGAAGACAAATGAactggagcaggagcaggagcaggagcaggaggagacagagggctCCAG CGTCACTGCCCAGAAGAGATCCTGCAACACTGCCACCTGTGTGACCCATCGGCTGGCAGGCTTGCTGAGCAGATCTGGAGGTGTTGTGAAGAACAACTTTGTGCCCACCAACGTGGGCTCCGAAGCCTTTGGCCGTCGCCGCAGGGACCTTCATGCCTGA
- the LOC123601414 gene encoding calcitonin isoform X3: MGFGKSSPFLAFSILVLCQAGSLQAAPFRSALESLPDPTALSEKEGRLLLAALVKAYVQGKTNELEQEQEQEQEETEGSSLDSFRAKRCSNLSTCVLGAYSKDLNNFHTFSGIGFGAETPGKKRDIASSLEKGQ; encoded by the exons ATGGGCTTCGGGAAGTCCTCCCCCTTTCTGGCTTTCAGCATCTTGGTCCTGTGCCAGGCAGGCAGCCTCCAGGCGGCACCATTCAG GTCTGCTTTGGAGAGCCTCCCAGACCCCACCGCACTCAGTGAGAAGGAAGGGCGCCTCCTGCTGGCTGCCCTGGTGAAGGCCTATGTGCAGGGGAAGACAAATGAactggagcaggagcaggagcaggagcaggaggagacagagggctCCAG CCTGGACAGCTTCCGAGCTAAGCGGTGCAGTAATCTGAGTACCTGTGTGCTGGGCGCATACTCGAAGGACCTGAACAACTTTCATACATTCTCTGGCATCGGCTTCGGGGCTGAAACACCTGGCAAGAAAAGGGACATAGCCAGCAGCTTGGAGAAGGGCCAGTAA